The following coding sequences lie in one Glycine soja cultivar W05 chromosome 16, ASM419377v2, whole genome shotgun sequence genomic window:
- the LOC114389892 gene encoding glucan endo-1,3-beta-glucosidase-like: MSVSAILLLVGILSSIGVLEFTGICYGINGNNLPSKQEVVDMFKSRGIPRMRIYSPDEEIIQALRGSRIELVMDVAGDTIQSLTDPNVAADWVHRYITSYSQDVNFKYIVVGNEVHPNYDLAPYILPAMTNIQNAISSANLVTKVSTAIDTTLVTNSYPPNNSVFTADASPYIGPIINFLVKNEAPLLANLYPYFAYVNNQKDIDLHYALFTQQGTNDIGYQNLFDAMLDSIYAALEKIGAPNLEVVVSESGWPSAGGDGALVDNAHVYYFRLIKHAYSGSGTPKRPGRPIQTFLFAMFDENQKPGAEVERHFGIFNPDKSPKY, encoded by the exons ATGTCTGTCTCCGCCATCTTGCTGCTTGTTGGAATATTATCGTCCATTGGAGTACTAGAATTTACAG GAATTTGCTATGGAATAAACGGTAATAATCTACCATCAAAGCAAGAAGTTGTGGATATGTTTAAATCAAGGGGTATACCCAGAATGCGCATATACTCTCCAGATGAAGAAATAATTCAAGCCCTTAGAGGTTCAAGGATAGAGTTGGTGATGGACGTGGCTGGAGATACCATTCAATCTCTTACAGATCCCAATGTTGCTGCTGATTGGGTCCATCGTTATATAACATCCTATTCACAAGATGTCAATTTCAAGTACATTGTTGTTGGAAACGAAGTTCACCCCAATTACGATCTTGCCCCTTACATTTTACCTGCCATGACCAACATTCAGAATGCAATTTCATCAGCCAATCTGGTAACCAAGGTGTCAACAGCAATAGACACCACGTTGGTTACCAATTCCTACCCACCCAACAACAGTGTTTTCACCGCAGATGCAAGCCCATACATAGGGCCCATTATCAATTTCCTAGTGAAGAATGAAGCCCCACTTCTTGCCAACTTGTACCCTTACTTTGCTTATGTTAATAATCAGAAAGACATTGATCTTCACTATGCTCTTTTTACTCAACAAGGAACCAATGATATTGGGTACCAAAACCTCTTCGATGCTATGTTGGATTCAATATACGCTGCTCTTGAGAAGATAGGTGCACCTAATTTGGAGGTTGTTGTATCTGAGAGTGGGTGGCCATCTGCTGGCGGAGACGGAGCCTTGGTTGATAATGCACATGTTTATTACTTTCGTTTGATAAAGCATGCCTATAGTGGGAGTGGAACTCCAAAGAGACCGGGTAGGCCTATACAAACATTTTTGTTTGCCATGTTTGACGAAAACCAAAAGCCAGGTGCAGAAGTTGAGCGACATTTTGGTATATTCAATCCTGATAAATCACCCAAATACTGA